The following are from one region of the Gossypium hirsutum isolate 1008001.06 chromosome D03, Gossypium_hirsutum_v2.1, whole genome shotgun sequence genome:
- the LOC107937829 gene encoding dehydrodolichyl diphosphate synthase CPT3-like encodes MVTSVPNKVGNYSSTGNGVHKLFFDDITNFLRRCLFRVLSVGPIPTHLAFIMDGNRRYAKKQNLKEGEGHKAGYLALMSLLCYCYELGIKYVTIYAFSIENFKRRPDEVQSLMDLMLEKMEALLMEESIVSQYGIRVCFIGNLRLLSEPVRAAAEKVTKVTSNNSKAMLLVCVAYTASNEIVHAVEGSCKEKEKEFRLCNLNNNVMDDVKEGEKVNGMVVHDIQDFYEDTSVESQGLKQGKGCNGAPYHACESFESNWDQVLTSKASKSGEVSEGFRNLRQEVPVIKLVDIEKHMYMAVAPDPDMLIRSFGESRLSNFLLWQTSNCQLYSPAALWPEIGLSQLVWAILKFQQSHSYLEKKMKQL; translated from the coding sequence ATGGTGACATCTGTTCCAAATAAAGTGGGAAACTATAGTAGCACTGGCAATGGTGTGCATAAGCTGTTTTTTGACGACATAACTAATTTTCTGAGGAGATGTTTATTTCGTGTCCTGTCTGTTGGTCCTATCCCCACTCACCTTGCTTTCATCATGGATGGAAACCGAAGGTATGCAAAGAAGCAGAATCTGAAAGAAGGAGAAGGCCACAAAGCTGGCTATCTGGCTTTAATGTCTCTGCTTTGTTACTGCTATGAATTAGGAATCAAGTATGTTACTATATACGCTTTCAGCATTGAGAATTTTAAGAGGCGACCCGATGAGGTTCAAAGCTTGATGGATCTGATGCTAGAGAAGATGGAGGCTTTGCTTATGGAAGAAAGCATTGTGAGTCAGTATGGTATCAGGGTGTGTTTCATTGGTAATTTGAGACTCTTGAGTGAGCCTGTCAGGGCTGCAGCGGAAAAGGTAACGAAGGTCACATCTAACAACAGTAAGGCTATGCTTTTAGTCTGCGTGGCCTATACTGCATCCAATGAAATCGTGCATGCTGTGGAAGGATcctgtaaagaaaaagaaaaggagtttCGACTGTGCAACTTGAACAATAACGTGATGGATGATGTTAAAGAGGGTGAGAAGGTTAATGGTATGGTTGTGCATGATATTCAAGACTTTTACGAGGATACATCAGTCGAATCTCAAGGATTAAAGCAGGGTAAAGGTTGCAATGGGGCACCATATCATGCCTGTGAATCTTTTGAGTCTAACTGGGACCAAGTTCTAACTTCCAAGGCAAGTAAAAGTGGCGAAGTTTCTGAAGGTTTTCGAAATTTGAGACAGGAGGTTCCTGTGATAAAACTGGTAGATATTGAGAAACACATGTATATGGCAGTTGCACCTGATCCCGACATGCTAATTCGAAGCTTTGGTGAGAGCCGCTTAAGCAATTTTCTACTTTGGCAAACTAGTAACTGCCAATTGTATTCTCCTGCAGCATTGTGGCCTGAGATAGGTTTGTCACAACTGGTGTGGGCGATATTAAAATTCCAACAATCCCATTCCTATCTGGAGAAAAAGATGAAGCAGTTATAG